In Xiphophorus maculatus strain JP 163 A chromosome 15, X_maculatus-5.0-male, whole genome shotgun sequence, the following are encoded in one genomic region:
- the prep gene encoding prolyl endopeptidase, which yields MIHRLRKVISKPLLQSLRQLCVLRHSRKLTSKMAFQYPQAYRDEAVVDDYHGCKVPDPYSWLEDPDSEKTQAFVNAQNQLTLPFLEQCEVRDLFKERMTELYDYPKYSCPFKRGSRYFHFYNTGLQNQSVMYVQESLDADPAVFLDPNTFSDDGTVALRGYAFSEDGEYLAYGTSASGSDWVEIHFLRVEGAEPLEDRLERVKFSCMSWTHDGKGLFYNSYPDQEGKSDGTETSTNLHQKLYYHILGTPQSEDVLCAEFPDHPKWMCGAEVSDDGRYVLLSIREGCDPVNRLWYCDLQTTPQGITGLLPWIKLIDNFDAEYEYVTNEGTLFTFKTNLDAPRYRLINIDFASSDQENWKELIPQHDKDVIVFATCTYSSYLFICFLHDVKNVLKMYHLSSGEELRTFPLDVGSVVGFTGRKRDSEIFYYFTSFLSPAIIYHCDLTKEPLQPHVFREVTVKGFNPADYQTTQIFYPSKDGMQIPMFIVHKKGIKLDGSHPGFLYGYGGFNISITPSYSVSRLIFVRHLGGVLAVANIRGGGEYGETWHKAGMLANKQNCFTDFQCAAEYLIKEGYTSASKLTINGGSNGGLLVAACVNQRPELFGCAVAQVGVMDMMKFHKFTIGHAWTTDFGCAEDKEQFEWLIKYSPLHNIHVPEGNGVQYPAVLLLTGDHDDRVVPLHSLKYIATLQHAVGRSTKQTNPLFILVDTKSGHGAGKPTSKVIQEVADTYAFIARCLNLSWVI from the exons ATGATTCACAGGCTCCGCAAAGTCATTTCAAAGCCTCTGTTACAGTCACTGCGCCAGCTTTGTGTGCTGCGTCATTCTCGAAAACTGACCTCCAAGATGGCTTTTCAGTATCCCCAGGCTTACCGCGACGAGGCTGTT gtGGATGACTACCATGGTTGCAAAGTGCCAGATCCGTACAGCTGGCTGGAGGATCCAGACAGTGAGAAGACACAG GCCTTCGTCAATGCTCAGAACCAGCTGACGTTGCCATTTTTAGAACAGTGTGAAGTGCGGGATCTTTTCAAGGAGCGCATGACAGAGCTGTACGACTATCCAAAGTATAGTTGTCCGTTTAAGAGGGGAAGCAG gtattttcacttttacaacACAGGCCTCCAGAACCAGAGTGTGATGTACGTCCAGGAGAGTTTAGATGCTGACCCCGCAGTGTTCTTAGATCCAAACACGTTTTCTGATGACGGAACAGTTGCTCTTCGAG GTTACGCATTTTCTGAGGACGGAGAGTACCTGGCCTACGGCACCAGCGCCAGCGGGTCGGACTGGGTGGAGATCCACTTCTTGCGGGTTGAGGGTGCCGAGCCTCTGGAGGACCGCCTGGAGCGAGTCAAGTTCAGCTGCATGTCCTGGACTCATGATGGGAAAGGGCTTTTTTACAATTCGTACCCAGATCAGGAGGGCAAAAGTGACG GTACTGAGACCTCCACGAATCTTCATCAGAAGCTTTACTATCACATTCTGGGGACTCCACAGTCTGAGGACGTGCTATGTGCTGAGTTTCCTGACCACCCCAAATGGATGTGTGGCGCTGAG GTATCAGACGATGGGCGCTATGTGCTGCTATCAATCAGAGAAGGCTGCGATCCTGTCAACAGACTCTGGTATTGCGACTTGCAAACAACTCCTCAGGGTATTACAG GACTTTTGCCCTGGATAAAGTTGATTGACAACTTTGACGCGGAGTACGAATACGTGACCAACGAGGGaactttgtttacttttaagaCCAACTTGGACGCCCCGCGTTACAGACTCATCAACATCGACTTCGCCTCTTCAGATCAGGAAAACTGGAAAGAGCTCATCCCTCAACATGACAAAGATGTCATTG TGTTCGCTACCTGCACCTACTCCAGCTACCTGTTCATATGTTTCCTCCACGATGTGAAGAATGTTTTGAAGATGTACCATCTGAGCTCAGGGGAGGAGCTGAGAACCTTCCCTCTCGACGTCGGCTCTGTCGTGGGCTTTACAGGACGGAAGAGAGATTCGGAGATCTTCTACTATTTCACCTCTTTTTTATCGCCAG CAATCATTTACCATTGTGACCTAACTAAGGAACCACTGCAGCCCCATGTCTTCAGAGAGGTCACCGTCAAAGGTTTCAACCCTGCCGACTACCAAACAACTCAG ATCTTCTATCCCTCCAAGGACGGCATGCAGATACCGATGTTTATCGTTCACAAAAAAGGCATCAAACTGGACGGATCCCATCCAGGTTTCTTGTACGGCTACGGAGGCTTCAACATCTCCATCACGCCGAGTTACAGCGTCTCCCGACTCATCTTCGTCAGACATCTAGGAGGCGTTCTGGCTGTGGCCAACATCAGAGGTGGGGGCGAGTATGGGGAGACCTGGCACAAAG CTGGAATGCTCGCGAACAAGCAGAACTGCTTCACAGACTTCCAGTGTGCAGCTGAATATCTCATCAAGGAGGGATACACGTCGGCGTCCAAACTGACTATAAATGGAGGTTCTAACGGGGGTTTACTCGTTG CGGCCTGTGTGAACCAGCGGCCTGAGCTGTTTGGCTGTGCCGTGGCTCAGGTGGGCGTCATGGACATGATGAAGTTCCACAAGTTCACCATCGGCCACGCATGGACCACAGACTTTGGCTGTGCAGAGGACAAAGAGCAGTTCGAGTGGCTCATTAA ATACTCGCCGCTGCACAACATCCATGTCCCAGAGGGCAACGGGGTCCAGTACCCAGCGGTGCTGCTGCTGACAGGAGACCACGATGACCGGGTGGTGCCCCTCCACTCGCTCAAATACATCGCCACCCTTCAGCACGCTGTGGGTCGCAGCACCAAGCAGACAAATCCTCTGTTCATTCTCGTGGACACAAAGTCGGGCCACGGAGCCGGGAAGCCCACCAGCAAAGTCATCCAGGAAGTGGCCGATACCTACGCCTTCATCGCCCGCTGTCTCAACCTGTCCTGGGTCATTTAA